One Paraburkholderia phytofirmans OLGA172 genomic window carries:
- a CDS encoding GNAT family N-acetyltransferase, which produces MTYEIIDTTPLDPVARPLLDALHIEYTTRYREFRPDSAASVSEEMMRYPAGLFAPPEGAFIVVMRDGETVGGGAFKRYDATTAELKRIWTHASQRRQGLGRRVYLTTGFKQPEAAGLYINAGYEPLFDRSIAPEIHFRLPFGKDLLEPGRVDSLHDLVQPEPLGQR; this is translated from the coding sequence ATGACCTATGAAATTATCGATACCACGCCGCTGGATCCCGTTGCGCGGCCGCTATTGGACGCGCTGCACATCGAGTACACCACACGGTATCGCGAGTTCCGGCCGGACAGCGCGGCATCGGTAAGTGAAGAGATGATGCGTTATCCGGCCGGGTTGTTCGCGCCACCCGAAGGCGCTTTCATCGTCGTCATGCGCGATGGGGAGACGGTCGGCGGCGGTGCGTTCAAGCGCTATGACGCGACGACCGCAGAACTCAAGCGTATCTGGACACACGCCAGTCAGCGGCGCCAGGGGCTGGGCCGCCGCGTCTATCTGACCACCGGCTTCAAACAGCCGGAAGCAGCAGGCCTCTATATCAATGCGGGCTACGAGCCTCTGTTCGATCGTTCGATCGCACCGGAGATCCATTTTCGTCTTCCGTTCGGCAAGGATTTGCTGGAGCCGGGCCGAGTCGATTCGTTGCACGATCTGGTTCAACCCGAGCCGCTTGGCCAGCGGTAG
- a CDS encoding LLM class flavin-dependent oxidoreductase → MTQRNLTFGIMLHGAGGHMNSWKHPAGPADASVNLDFIIGVAQKAEANGVAFAFVADGLYINEKSIPHFLNRFEPISILSALATSTSKIGLAGTLSTSYSHPFTVARQFASLDLISGGRAGWNVVTSPLEGSAKNYGGQHPDHELRYEIADEYLDVVQGLWDSWDDDAFVRERESGRFFDRDKLHTLDHKGRFFEVAGPLNIQRSPQGQPVIFQAGSSDSGIALAGKYADAVFTHSPSLEETRAFADQVRQSAVEHGRAATDVKIFPGIGPIVGATADEAEAKYRAIRDLLTIDDALAYLGRFFEHHDFTQYPLDEPFPELGELGSNSFRSTTDRIKANAERTGATLRQLALEVATPKTQFIGTGEQIADELIRWFDAGAADGFILGFPVQAEGLDDFVRYVIPALETRGRYSRTLAGTTLRDHLGLPRRESRYATAETA, encoded by the coding sequence ATGACTCAGCGAAATCTCACATTCGGCATCATGCTGCACGGCGCTGGCGGCCACATGAATTCGTGGAAGCATCCCGCAGGGCCCGCGGATGCCAGCGTCAACCTGGATTTCATCATCGGCGTCGCACAGAAGGCCGAGGCCAACGGCGTCGCGTTCGCGTTCGTGGCCGATGGGCTCTACATCAACGAGAAGTCGATTCCTCACTTCCTGAACCGCTTCGAGCCCATCTCGATCCTTTCGGCGCTCGCGACATCGACCTCGAAGATCGGCCTCGCCGGCACGCTGTCGACTTCGTACAGCCATCCGTTTACGGTGGCGCGGCAGTTCGCTTCGCTCGATCTCATCAGCGGCGGGCGTGCGGGATGGAATGTCGTGACGTCGCCGCTCGAAGGTTCCGCGAAGAATTACGGCGGTCAACATCCGGACCACGAACTGCGCTACGAGATCGCCGACGAGTATCTGGACGTGGTGCAGGGACTGTGGGATAGCTGGGACGACGACGCATTCGTTCGCGAGCGCGAGAGCGGCCGCTTCTTCGACCGGGACAAGCTGCATACGCTCGATCACAAGGGACGGTTCTTCGAAGTCGCCGGGCCACTGAACATCCAGCGCTCGCCGCAGGGACAGCCGGTGATCTTCCAGGCCGGTTCGTCGGACTCGGGGATCGCGCTCGCCGGCAAATACGCGGACGCGGTGTTCACGCATTCGCCGTCGCTCGAAGAAACCAGGGCGTTCGCCGACCAGGTGCGCCAGAGCGCCGTCGAGCATGGGCGCGCGGCGACCGACGTGAAGATATTCCCGGGCATCGGACCCATCGTCGGCGCGACGGCGGACGAAGCGGAGGCGAAGTATCGCGCGATCCGCGACCTGCTGACCATCGACGACGCGCTCGCCTATCTGGGGCGCTTTTTCGAGCATCACGACTTTACGCAATACCCGCTCGACGAGCCGTTCCCGGAGCTCGGCGAGCTTGGATCGAACAGCTTCCGTTCGACGACCGACCGCATCAAGGCCAACGCAGAACGCACCGGTGCAACATTGCGCCAGCTCGCGCTAGAAGTGGCCACGCCGAAGACGCAGTTCATCGGCACCGGCGAGCAGATTGCCGATGAGCTGATCCGCTGGTTCGACGCCGGCGCGGCCGACGGCTTCATCCTCGGCTTTCCGGTGCAGGCAGAAGGGCTGGACGATTTCGTTCGATACGTGATCCCGGCGCTGGAGACACGCGGACGTTACAGCCGCACGCTGGCCGGAACGACGCTGCGCGATCACCTCGGCCTGCCGCGCCGGGAAAGCCGCTACGCGACCGCGGAAACGGCCTGA
- a CDS encoding amino acid ABC transporter permease/ATP-binding protein: MSDTTQLGGPAHAVHAGNAIGTNEGHDYARYRIVPARHRARTAATVLAIVLLGLVLNSILGNPRWGWGVFAQWFFAEPVLSGLARTLVLTALGALFGFALATPLALARVSRSPLLAGCAWAFIWLFRSIPPIVLLLLLNNLGYLYETIWIGVPFTHFVLLNESTTDLISPFFAAVLGLTLNHAAFSAEAIRGGILSVDHGQREAAAALGLPGARQVRRIVLPQAIRSILPTAFNDVIGLAKGTSVVYILAMPDLFYTVQIIYHRNLEVIPLLMVATVWYLIILTGLSAIQVHIERYYARGATREQVAVSPLTALFGRWRTARAARSETPAQSDRQHRARESLEQATGGWAQQRVGGRVGIHNVSKSFGMLKVLDNVSLSFPSGSVTVILGQSGSGKSTLLRSINHLERVDDGFIDIDGELVGYRRDGRTLYELKERDVLQRRRDDVGMVFQSFNLFPHLTALENLIEAPLAAGVPRAQAEAAARVLLARVGLAGKANAWPRQLSGGQQQRVAIARALALKPKVLLFDEPTSALDPELVNEVLDVIRQLARSGTTLIIVTHEIGFAREVADTIVFMDGGRIVESGPPSSVLGAPAHPRTREFLSKVL; encoded by the coding sequence ATGAGCGACACCACCCAGCTTGGCGGTCCCGCTCACGCGGTTCATGCGGGAAACGCGATCGGCACCAATGAAGGTCACGACTACGCGCGCTATCGGATCGTGCCGGCGCGGCATCGTGCGCGCACGGCCGCAACCGTGCTGGCCATCGTCCTGCTCGGGCTCGTCCTGAACTCGATACTCGGCAATCCGCGCTGGGGCTGGGGCGTGTTCGCGCAGTGGTTTTTCGCCGAACCGGTGCTCTCGGGACTTGCGCGTACGCTTGTGCTTACGGCGCTCGGCGCACTCTTCGGCTTTGCGCTCGCGACGCCGCTGGCATTGGCGCGTGTTTCGCGTTCTCCGCTGCTGGCGGGCTGTGCGTGGGCCTTCATCTGGCTGTTCCGCTCGATCCCGCCGATCGTGCTGCTGCTCCTGCTGAACAACCTTGGCTATCTGTACGAGACGATCTGGATCGGTGTGCCGTTCACACACTTCGTGCTGCTGAACGAATCGACCACCGATCTGATCAGTCCATTCTTTGCGGCGGTGCTCGGGCTCACGCTGAACCATGCCGCCTTCTCGGCCGAGGCAATCCGCGGCGGAATTCTGTCCGTCGACCACGGGCAACGCGAAGCGGCCGCCGCGCTCGGCTTGCCGGGCGCCCGCCAGGTCAGGCGTATCGTACTGCCGCAGGCGATACGCTCGATTTTGCCGACCGCCTTCAACGACGTGATTGGTCTCGCGAAAGGCACCTCGGTTGTCTATATCCTCGCGATGCCGGACTTGTTCTACACAGTGCAGATCATCTATCACCGCAACCTGGAGGTGATTCCGCTGCTGATGGTCGCGACAGTCTGGTATCTGATCATCCTGACCGGGCTGTCGGCGATCCAGGTTCATATCGAACGGTACTACGCACGCGGCGCGACGCGCGAGCAGGTGGCGGTGTCGCCGTTGACCGCGCTATTCGGGCGCTGGCGTACCGCGCGTGCTGCTCGTAGCGAAACCCCGGCGCAGTCGGATCGGCAGCATCGCGCGCGCGAGTCGCTGGAACAGGCAACGGGAGGCTGGGCTCAGCAACGCGTCGGCGGCAGGGTTGGGATCCATAACGTGTCGAAAAGCTTCGGCATGCTGAAGGTGCTCGACAACGTCTCGTTGTCGTTCCCGTCGGGCAGCGTTACGGTGATTCTCGGCCAGTCGGGCTCGGGCAAATCGACGTTGCTGCGCTCGATCAATCACCTCGAACGCGTCGACGACGGCTTCATCGACATCGACGGCGAACTCGTCGGGTATCGCCGCGATGGGCGCACGCTCTACGAGTTGAAAGAGCGGGACGTTCTTCAGCGCCGCCGCGACGATGTCGGGATGGTGTTCCAGAGCTTCAACCTGTTTCCCCATCTGACGGCGCTCGAAAACCTTATCGAGGCGCCGCTCGCGGCGGGCGTGCCGCGCGCGCAGGCAGAAGCGGCGGCGCGTGTTCTGCTCGCGCGCGTGGGACTCGCCGGCAAGGCGAATGCGTGGCCGCGCCAGCTATCCGGGGGCCAGCAGCAGCGCGTGGCGATTGCGCGTGCGCTTGCGCTGAAGCCCAAGGTTCTGCTGTTCGACGAACCCACGTCGGCACTCGATCCGGAACTCGTCAACGAAGTGCTGGACGTAATCCGTCAGCTTGCGCGTTCCGGCACGACGCTGATCATTGTCACGCACGAGATCGGCTTTGCGCGCGAGGTCGCCGACACGATCGTGTTCATGGATGGTGGCCGGATCGTGGAGTCCGGTCCGCCGTCGAGCGTGCTCGGTGCCCCGGCTCATCCGCGCACCCGCGAATTTCTTTCGAAGGTGCTCTAA
- a CDS encoding DUF1992 domain-containing protein translates to MKLLDALVEQRIAAAAARGEFDDLPGAGAPLPLEDDALVPEEVRVANRILKIAGFVPPAVEQLHALRDLQAELNAVSDRAARCRLQARMLALDMALESLRGGPLVLPREYCRRIAERLSERVGNLSLADAGSQ, encoded by the coding sequence ATGAAATTGCTTGATGCGTTAGTCGAACAGCGTATTGCCGCCGCAGCCGCGCGCGGTGAGTTCGATGATTTGCCGGGCGCGGGCGCGCCGCTGCCCCTGGAGGACGATGCACTGGTCCCGGAGGAAGTGCGCGTCGCCAACCGGATTTTGAAAATTGCAGGTTTCGTGCCGCCGGCTGTCGAGCAGCTGCACGCCTTGCGCGACCTGCAAGCGGAGCTGAATGCCGTGAGCGACCGGGCTGCCCGCTGCCGTCTCCAGGCGCGCATGCTGGCGCTCGATATGGCTCTTGAATCGCTGCGCGGCGGCCCGCTGGTCCTGCCGCGCGAATACTGCCGCCGCATTGCCGAGCGGCTGTCGGAGCGCGTCGGCAACCTCAGTTTGGCCGATGCGGGTTCGCAGTGA
- a CDS encoding lysophospholipid acyltransferase family protein has product MRSTFTKWLFIVYVLGTGTLYSMAILLLFPFVGRAGRYWLAKQWCRALVIVMRWLPGVSCSIEGLEHIPEGPAILLCRHESTWETLAFLALFPRRISFVFKEELLRIPFFGWVLRGLDMVSLNRGSARQAHQAVTQESAERLAKGDVVVIFPEGTRVPHDAPLRMTSGGVRLACATGVPAVPVVLNAGKIWPAKGWPSGRGRIRVVVGPAFSPRDLSQQELGRAVHEWMKDELLRL; this is encoded by the coding sequence ATGCGCTCGACTTTCACTAAATGGCTGTTCATCGTCTACGTTCTCGGTACCGGGACGCTGTATTCAATGGCCATCCTGCTTCTGTTTCCTTTCGTCGGCAGGGCTGGCCGATACTGGTTGGCAAAACAATGGTGTCGCGCACTGGTGATAGTGATGCGCTGGCTGCCGGGAGTCTCATGTTCGATAGAAGGGCTTGAACATATTCCTGAAGGGCCGGCGATACTGCTGTGCCGTCACGAATCGACCTGGGAGACACTCGCATTTCTTGCACTTTTTCCACGGCGCATCAGTTTTGTTTTCAAGGAAGAGCTTCTTCGCATCCCTTTTTTTGGATGGGTGCTGCGTGGCCTCGATATGGTTAGCCTGAACCGCGGCTCCGCTCGGCAGGCTCATCAGGCTGTGACGCAGGAAAGCGCCGAGAGGCTGGCGAAGGGAGATGTTGTCGTCATTTTCCCGGAGGGGACCCGGGTGCCACACGACGCTCCGTTGAGGATGACATCAGGTGGCGTTCGATTGGCTTGCGCGACTGGCGTTCCTGCTGTTCCTGTGGTTCTCAACGCGGGCAAAATCTGGCCGGCGAAAGGCTGGCCCAGCGGCCGTGGCCGGATTCGTGTGGTTGTCGGGCCGGCATTCTCGCCTCGGGACCTGTCACAGCAGGAACTGGGTCGAGCCGTCCACGAGTGGATGAAAGATGAACTGCTGCGGCTTTGA
- a CDS encoding LysR substrate-binding domain-containing protein gives MIVAVADTGNISRAAEVVHRSQSAVSMQIKTLETALGKPLFVRKPRSVVPTQDGEVLLTYARRMLALRDEAWAAVVRPDVTGRVSIGVPDDYASSLLPPILKKFSATYPKVEIQVVGLPSVALAPMVKDGSVDLVCATRVKGLSGEFIRFEPMEWAAAPSANEIWRERPLPIAVFLPGSVARENAIRSLERAKIPYRTSYESPSLLGLLSMAEAGLAIVPLARCAVPAHFALLGRAHGLPEIPALEMVLARSTASKRPPCDFLAEKILSELRR, from the coding sequence ATGATCGTGGCCGTCGCCGACACCGGTAACATCAGCCGGGCGGCGGAAGTCGTGCATCGTTCGCAATCGGCGGTGAGCATGCAGATCAAGACGCTCGAGACTGCGCTGGGCAAGCCGCTGTTTGTTCGCAAACCGAGAAGTGTGGTCCCGACACAGGACGGCGAAGTCCTGTTGACGTACGCTCGCCGCATGCTCGCATTGCGCGACGAGGCTTGGGCCGCCGTGGTCAGGCCGGACGTGACGGGGCGCGTGAGCATCGGCGTGCCGGACGATTATGCGTCGTCGCTGCTGCCGCCAATCCTCAAGAAATTTTCCGCGACCTATCCGAAGGTGGAAATTCAGGTCGTTGGCTTGCCGAGCGTCGCACTTGCGCCGATGGTGAAAGACGGCTCCGTCGACCTTGTGTGCGCCACGCGAGTCAAGGGCCTGTCAGGCGAGTTCATCCGGTTCGAGCCGATGGAATGGGCGGCGGCGCCGAGCGCCAATGAAATCTGGCGCGAACGGCCGCTGCCGATCGCCGTGTTCCTGCCGGGCAGCGTCGCGCGGGAGAATGCGATTCGCAGCCTCGAGCGCGCGAAAATTCCCTACCGGACCTCGTATGAAAGTCCAAGTCTGCTCGGCCTGCTCTCGATGGCCGAAGCTGGGCTGGCCATTGTCCCGCTCGCACGATGCGCGGTCCCGGCGCACTTCGCGCTCCTGGGACGTGCGCACGGATTGCCCGAGATTCCCGCGCTAGAAATGGTGCTGGCGCGAAGCACGGCCTCGAAGCGGCCGCCTTGCGACTTTCTGGCGGAAAAAATTCTTTCCGAGTTGAGGCGCTAG
- a CDS encoding succinylglutamate desuccinylase/aspartoacylase family protein: MSTLHNEVDLDADGRHVGYLRLPHSVHRSAYGWIPIPIASVRTGDGPVVLLMGGNHGDEYEGQVLVSSLIREIEPQWVRGQLIFLPMANFPAAVAGLRTSPLDGGNLNRSFPGDPQGAPTAAIADYIEHTLLARAQYLIDLHSGGSSLLYDGANMLAIEPRDPEEEQRLKALLAAFGLPRAFLHRPNPVHAASAARRQGAISILTELGGGGTVQASLLRDARHGLLNLLGFIGVLSGPLVPDGPPARTRFFTVSGSRHYVYAYDRGVYEPLVDLGDQVAAGQAAARIHFPDTPLREPVTTFFASAGEVVCKRVPAAVERGDCLFHLAEPV, translated from the coding sequence ATGAGTACGCTCCACAATGAAGTCGACCTGGATGCCGACGGACGTCACGTGGGCTATCTGCGGCTGCCTCACTCGGTTCATCGGTCCGCTTACGGCTGGATTCCGATTCCGATCGCATCAGTGCGCACCGGCGACGGTCCCGTCGTGCTGCTCATGGGGGGCAATCACGGTGATGAATACGAAGGGCAAGTGCTGGTATCGAGTCTGATTCGCGAAATCGAGCCGCAATGGGTGCGTGGGCAACTGATCTTTTTGCCCATGGCGAATTTTCCGGCTGCGGTTGCGGGCCTGAGGACTTCGCCACTCGACGGCGGCAACCTGAACCGCAGTTTTCCCGGCGATCCACAAGGCGCGCCGACGGCCGCAATCGCCGACTACATCGAGCACACGCTGCTCGCACGCGCGCAATATCTGATCGATCTGCATTCGGGCGGAAGTTCGCTTCTCTACGACGGCGCCAATATGCTGGCCATCGAGCCGCGCGATCCCGAGGAGGAACAGCGGCTCAAAGCATTGCTCGCTGCGTTCGGGTTGCCGCGCGCATTTCTGCATCGGCCGAACCCGGTCCATGCGGCGAGCGCCGCGCGGCGGCAGGGTGCGATTTCCATCCTCACGGAACTCGGCGGCGGCGGCACCGTGCAGGCGAGCCTGCTGCGCGATGCGCGACACGGACTGCTGAACCTGCTCGGGTTCATTGGCGTGTTGAGCGGACCACTCGTACCGGACGGCCCGCCTGCGCGGACGCGCTTCTTCACGGTATCCGGCTCGCGCCACTATGTGTACGCCTATGATCGCGGGGTGTACGAGCCACTCGTCGATTTGGGCGATCAGGTCGCGGCGGGCCAGGCTGCGGCGCGAATCCATTTCCCTGACACACCGCTACGGGAACCGGTCACTACTTTTTTCGCGAGCGCGGGCGAGGTCGTTTGCAAACGTGTGCCGGCCGCCGTGGAGCGTGGCGACTGTCTGTTCCATCTCGCCGAACCGGTTTGA
- a CDS encoding alpha/beta fold hydrolase, with protein MNARTDLSVLAVPELSFATIASGICVPYVECGDGEPLIFVHGSLCDYRYWNAQTAALSQHFRCISVSLSHYWPASEACIQGEFGWQTHVAELAEFIEAIDLGPVHLIGHSRGGCVAFHVAREYPRLVKSLTLADPGGPLQIEGMPDASLPAATNVLRARVAELIESQQIDAGLELFVDSVSVPGSWRKSPVAFRTMAIDNAGTLPKQLRDPLPAYSRETAREVKCRTLLIDGQRSPRMFRNNVEKLTEWIDYAERQTIAGASHGMNVSNAGAFNRLVHAFASF; from the coding sequence ATGAACGCCCGTACCGACCTCTCAGTGCTTGCCGTGCCGGAATTGTCCTTTGCGACCATCGCATCGGGCATTTGCGTGCCATATGTCGAGTGCGGAGATGGCGAACCGCTGATATTCGTGCATGGGTCGCTTTGCGACTATCGATACTGGAATGCGCAGACTGCGGCGCTGTCGCAGCATTTTCGCTGCATCTCCGTGAGCCTGAGCCACTACTGGCCGGCAAGCGAGGCCTGCATCCAGGGGGAATTCGGCTGGCAGACGCATGTCGCCGAGCTGGCCGAGTTCATTGAGGCGATCGACCTTGGGCCCGTGCATCTGATCGGGCATTCGCGTGGCGGCTGCGTGGCGTTTCATGTCGCACGCGAATATCCGCGGCTTGTGAAGTCATTGACGCTCGCCGATCCGGGTGGTCCGCTGCAGATCGAGGGGATGCCGGACGCTTCGCTGCCGGCCGCGACGAATGTGCTGCGCGCGCGTGTCGCTGAACTCATCGAGAGCCAGCAGATCGACGCGGGACTGGAGCTGTTCGTCGATTCGGTCAGCGTGCCCGGATCATGGCGCAAGAGCCCGGTTGCGTTCCGCACCATGGCGATCGACAACGCGGGCACGCTGCCCAAGCAGCTCCGCGATCCGTTGCCCGCCTATTCCCGTGAAACGGCACGCGAGGTGAAATGCAGGACGTTGCTGATCGACGGACAGCGCAGCCCGCGGATGTTCCGCAACAACGTTGAAAAGCTCACAGAATGGATCGACTATGCGGAGAGGCAAACCATCGCCGGTGCGTCGCACGGGATGAATGTGTCGAATGCCGGTGCTTTTAACCGCCTTGTGCATGCCTTCGCAAGTTTCTAA
- a CDS encoding 2'-5' RNA ligase family protein, whose product MPEQLWLPGLEAPPVPTDGLFFAVFPDAHTAANISKLAQQLCGETRSKSKPLAANRMHVTLLHLGNFAGGLPQARVDAAMSAAASIRMEPFSVEFDSALSFALKPRPGPLVLGGDEGVVGLHALHDALVLALENAGFGDRAVSSNTPYTPHVTLAYGMPWVATRSVEAVSWNVREFALVHSLLGRTRHVVLARWPLAAG is encoded by the coding sequence ATGCCTGAGCAACTCTGGCTGCCCGGACTCGAGGCGCCACCTGTGCCGACAGACGGCTTGTTCTTCGCCGTCTTTCCAGATGCGCATACGGCGGCGAACATCTCGAAGCTGGCGCAACAGCTCTGCGGGGAGACGCGCTCGAAGAGCAAGCCTCTTGCGGCCAACCGTATGCACGTTACGTTGCTTCACCTCGGGAATTTCGCGGGAGGTTTGCCGCAAGCACGGGTGGATGCGGCCATGAGTGCGGCCGCGTCGATCAGAATGGAGCCTTTTAGCGTCGAGTTCGACAGTGCGCTCAGTTTTGCGCTGAAGCCGCGGCCGGGGCCACTGGTGTTGGGTGGCGACGAGGGTGTCGTTGGACTCCACGCGCTTCATGACGCACTCGTATTGGCATTGGAAAACGCTGGATTTGGCGACCGCGCGGTCTCGTCAAATACGCCGTACACCCCGCACGTGACCCTCGCTTACGGCATGCCCTGGGTCGCGACACGTTCTGTCGAAGCCGTCAGTTGGAACGTGCGTGAATTTGCTCTGGTGCACAGCCTGCTCGGGCGTACCCGACACGTTGTTCTGGCGCGCTGGCCATTGGCGGCCGGGTGA
- a CDS encoding ABC transporter substrate-binding protein produces MKQSKGIWAVLAGTFATLTMGAAGIALAASGAFNLSPDQHGQIRTTPDAAAIKAIPAAFPFAAKDELVIGMAVAWPPLGTYATDEKTIVGFDPDLAQLVADGLGRKLKIVALAWEDWPLAVQSGKVDAVLSNVTVTEQRKEKFDFSTYRRDVLGFYVAVSSPIKTIREPKDVAGLRVITDSGTNQEKILLAWDKENVAHGLKPVQVQYYDDIAVRDVALRSGRADAILSVNSALAYEAAQRGGIRAVGAISGGWPITADVAITTKKGSGLAAPLTLLLNDLIRSGKYSQVLDRWNLGSEAIDQARTNPPGLPRS; encoded by the coding sequence ATGAAGCAAAGCAAGGGAATCTGGGCAGTGCTGGCTGGAACGTTCGCCACATTGACGATGGGCGCAGCAGGTATCGCTCTGGCGGCAAGCGGCGCATTTAACCTGAGTCCGGATCAGCATGGCCAGATCCGGACCACGCCTGACGCCGCAGCCATCAAGGCCATACCGGCCGCGTTTCCATTTGCTGCGAAGGACGAACTGGTCATCGGCATGGCAGTGGCGTGGCCGCCGCTCGGTACGTATGCGACCGATGAAAAGACGATCGTCGGTTTCGACCCGGATCTCGCGCAACTGGTCGCTGACGGTCTGGGGCGCAAGCTGAAAATCGTGGCGCTTGCGTGGGAAGACTGGCCGCTCGCCGTGCAATCGGGCAAGGTCGACGCGGTTCTGTCGAACGTGACGGTCACCGAGCAGCGCAAGGAGAAATTCGATTTCTCGACCTATCGGCGCGACGTGCTCGGTTTCTACGTAGCCGTCTCAAGCCCGATCAAGACAATCCGTGAGCCAAAGGACGTTGCCGGGCTACGTGTCATTACCGATTCTGGAACGAATCAGGAAAAGATCCTGCTCGCATGGGACAAGGAGAATGTCGCGCATGGACTGAAGCCCGTGCAGGTTCAGTACTACGACGACATCGCCGTCAGGGACGTGGCGCTGCGCTCGGGGCGCGCCGACGCGATCCTGAGCGTCAACTCGGCGCTTGCGTACGAGGCTGCGCAGAGAGGGGGAATACGCGCGGTCGGCGCCATCAGCGGTGGTTGGCCGATCACGGCCGACGTCGCGATCACCACGAAGAAGGGCAGCGGACTTGCTGCGCCGCTCACGCTGTTGCTGAACGACCTGATTCGCAGCGGCAAATATAGCCAGGTACTCGACCGCTGGAATCTCGGTTCCGAAGCGATCGATCAGGCCAGGACGAATCCTCCGGGGCTCCCCAGGAGTTAA
- a CDS encoding LLM class flavin-dependent oxidoreductase, with the protein MSYSLSILDKSPIADGKSAHDALRFTVRLAQRAEALGYKRYWIAEHHGAPGLASSAPEIVVSHLLAHTSRIRVGSGGVMLQHYSPFKVAETFRVLASLAPGRVDLGIGKAPGGLPLTTRALQWFHDKAKKQDFAHQFAELDAFLKWGVAVDHPLAGAIALPTPPEAPERVLLGASAESAALAAQHGWQFCYAGHFNGDEANIERSLDAYRSVTGRPPLLALYAFAAQSRAEAQRQIGTLRIFKLQLATGQSVNLPSPEAAAEFARQTGVTHYRVDELHPHVVAGTAEEVRRELDALHERFGIEEFVIDSPITDYAQRLASVEALAGAEQTVRV; encoded by the coding sequence ATGTCCTACTCACTTTCGATTCTCGACAAGAGTCCGATCGCCGACGGAAAGAGTGCTCATGATGCGCTGCGCTTTACCGTACGGCTCGCGCAGCGCGCCGAGGCGTTGGGTTACAAGCGTTACTGGATCGCCGAGCATCATGGCGCCCCGGGACTCGCGAGTTCCGCGCCGGAGATCGTCGTGTCGCATCTGCTCGCGCACACTTCGCGCATTCGTGTCGGCTCGGGTGGCGTGATGCTTCAGCACTACAGTCCTTTCAAGGTTGCGGAAACTTTCCGGGTGCTCGCCTCACTCGCGCCTGGGCGTGTCGATCTCGGCATCGGCAAGGCGCCGGGCGGACTGCCGTTGACGACGCGCGCGCTGCAATGGTTTCACGACAAGGCGAAGAAGCAGGATTTCGCGCACCAGTTCGCGGAACTCGACGCGTTCCTGAAGTGGGGCGTGGCCGTTGATCACCCGCTGGCAGGTGCGATCGCGCTGCCGACGCCGCCCGAGGCGCCCGAGCGCGTTTTGCTGGGCGCTAGCGCCGAGAGCGCGGCGCTCGCCGCGCAGCACGGCTGGCAGTTCTGCTACGCCGGCCATTTCAACGGCGACGAAGCCAATATCGAGCGCTCGCTCGATGCCTATCGCAGCGTGACAGGACGCCCGCCGCTGCTCGCGCTCTACGCGTTCGCCGCGCAGTCGCGCGCCGAGGCTCAGCGCCAGATCGGCACACTGCGCATTTTCAAGCTGCAGCTTGCAACGGGGCAGAGCGTCAATCTCCCCAGCCCCGAGGCGGCAGCGGAATTCGCGCGACAAACCGGCGTGACCCACTATCGCGTCGATGAACTCCATCCCCACGTCGTCGCCGGCACCGCGGAGGAGGTGCGCCGGGAACTCGACGCCTTGCACGAACGCTTCGGCATCGAGGAATTTGTAATCGACTCCCCGATAACAGACTACGCGCAGCGGCTCGCTTCGGTCGAGGCGCTGGCCGGCGCGGAACAGACCGTACGCGTTTGA